Proteins encoded within one genomic window of Paraglaciecola psychrophila 170:
- a CDS encoding vWA domain-containing protein — translation MLEFEWIWAFFLLPLPLLALLLPSKKQGQEAALRVPSLTTGIEAKSQRKGTKKLSLLLATLAWVALVSATARPQWLGEPVSIPAEGRDLMIAVDLSGSMKIDDMQVNGRQVDRLKMIKFVLSDFIKRRVGDRLGLILFADTAYLQAPLTYDRETVEQLLNESLIGLVGEQTAIGDAIGLAIKRFEARKESNKVLVLLTDGQNTAGNITPEQANELAINNGVTVYTIGVGADKMLVQSFFGNRQVNPSQDLDEGMLTEIATSTGGRYFRARDAESLKQIYATLDELEPIARESKQMRPLQALYFYPLSLALLITILMGLFPLIKQFLLSGRRKEHKDVQKEEQKIKPQETRKEATK, via the coding sequence ATGCTTGAATTTGAATGGATATGGGCATTTTTTCTATTACCCTTGCCACTATTGGCATTATTACTACCAAGCAAAAAACAAGGTCAAGAAGCAGCATTGCGTGTGCCAAGTCTCACCACAGGCATAGAAGCAAAGAGTCAACGCAAAGGTACCAAAAAGCTGAGTCTATTATTGGCAACTTTGGCATGGGTTGCCCTCGTATCTGCTACAGCTAGACCACAGTGGTTAGGCGAGCCAGTGAGTATTCCAGCCGAAGGGCGAGACTTAATGATAGCGGTTGATTTATCTGGCAGTATGAAAATTGATGACATGCAGGTTAATGGTCGTCAAGTAGACCGACTTAAAATGATTAAGTTTGTACTCAGTGATTTTATCAAACGCAGAGTGGGCGACAGATTAGGTTTAATCTTGTTTGCTGATACCGCCTATTTGCAAGCACCGTTGACTTACGATAGAGAAACAGTAGAACAACTACTAAACGAATCCTTAATAGGTTTAGTCGGTGAGCAAACGGCCATTGGTGATGCCATTGGACTAGCGATTAAACGCTTTGAAGCACGGAAAGAGTCGAATAAAGTATTGGTGTTATTAACAGACGGTCAAAATACAGCGGGAAATATCACCCCTGAACAGGCAAATGAATTAGCCATCAACAATGGTGTGACTGTTTACACTATAGGTGTGGGTGCTGACAAAATGTTGGTTCAAAGCTTTTTTGGTAATAGGCAAGTTAATCCCTCGCAGGACTTGGATGAAGGTATGTTAACGGAAATTGCTACGTCAACTGGCGGGCGATATTTTAGGGCAAGGGATGCTGAGTCACTTAAACAAATCTATGCCACACTCGATGAACTTGAACCCATTGCCAGAGAAAGTAAACAAATGCGGCCTTTACAAGCCCTGTACTTTTACCCTCTAAGCTTAGCTTTATTGATCACAATTTTGATGGGGTTATTTCCTCTGATTAAACAGTTTTTGTTAAGTGGACGACGAAAAGAACATAAAGACGTGCAAAAAGAAGAGCAAAAAATAAAACCACAAGAAACGCGAAAGGAGGCAACAAAATGA
- a CDS encoding AAA family ATPase, whose amino-acid sequence MAAAQFKQLQAYLDSQVVGQQTLTQNILVALLADGHLLVEGPPGLAKTRAVNALANGLEGDFHRVQFTPDLLPADLTGTDIYRPENGSFVFQKGPLFHNLVLADEINRAPAKVQSALLEAMAERQITVGNTTYALPELFLVMATQNPIEQEGTYPLPEAQLDRFLMHLEIDYPGAETELEILRLTRNEAMHAKAVSPPSLSQSDILNARQDVLKIHLDEALEQYIVQLIIATRQPERYDANLANWIEFGASPRATIALDKCARAHAWLMGRDFVGPDNIQAVFHNVLRHRLLLSYEAEAEGVNSNQVLDKIMQLVPVP is encoded by the coding sequence ATGGCAGCCGCACAATTTAAACAGTTACAAGCATATCTAGACAGTCAAGTGGTGGGTCAACAAACACTGACGCAAAATATTTTAGTGGCGCTTTTAGCGGATGGACACCTGTTGGTGGAAGGCCCTCCTGGTTTAGCAAAAACGCGTGCGGTTAATGCACTAGCCAATGGCTTAGAAGGCGATTTCCATCGTGTTCAGTTTACGCCTGACTTACTACCCGCCGATTTAACCGGAACAGACATTTATCGTCCAGAAAACGGTAGTTTCGTATTTCAAAAAGGGCCTCTTTTTCATAATTTAGTATTAGCCGATGAAATCAATCGTGCCCCTGCTAAGGTTCAGTCTGCTTTACTCGAAGCGATGGCAGAAAGACAAATCACCGTGGGCAATACGACTTATGCTCTGCCAGAACTATTTTTGGTAATGGCCACACAAAACCCTATTGAACAAGAAGGTACGTATCCATTACCTGAAGCCCAGCTCGACCGATTTTTAATGCATTTAGAAATTGATTATCCAGGCGCTGAAACTGAACTAGAGATATTGCGCTTAACCCGTAACGAAGCAATGCATGCAAAGGCGGTTAGCCCTCCTAGCTTAAGCCAATCCGATATTTTAAATGCTCGCCAGGACGTACTGAAAATTCACTTAGATGAGGCTTTAGAACAATACATCGTTCAGTTGATTATTGCCACACGCCAACCAGAGCGCTACGACGCTAACCTAGCAAATTGGATAGAATTTGGAGCCAGTCCTCGCGCCACTATCGCATTAGATAAATGTGCTCGTGCACATGCATGGCTAATGGGCAGAGATTTTGTTGGGCCTGACAACATACAAGCTGTGTTTCATAACGTGTTACGCCACAGGCTATTACTCAGTTATGAAGCAGAAGCAGAAGGGGTCAACAGTAATCAAGTGTTGGACAAAATTATGCAGCTAGTGCCTGTTCCTTAG
- a CDS encoding BatD family protein, translating to MSKMPKLIVYLGLFILTSMAHAQSIEVSASVDKNPVMVDESFILSVIANGEVDKGAFDSSFLMKDFVVGRTSISSQTKMINFDTTRTTTWSTVLIPKNQGRFTIPAFNIDGSMTRQLEVLVVPATASSASSARDLFITTNVDVKEAYLQQQIRYTVKLHLGKDLQRGSLSGPTLENADIRQIGKDKEYNEVVDGRRYRIIERSFAIIAQQSGSFTIEGPLFEGEVIDNSRQSFGFFNRSKAVNRVGPSQSITVLPIPSNYDQHWLPSEFVQLDDEWQGNTSEFVAGEPITRTITLTAIGVVEEQLPEITSRYPNSVKTYPDQAETTTVEKDDTLIAQRKESIAIIPSQAGQLIIPEVRIPWFNTITQKTEFAVLAEKILQILPAITQPTSAIPTSPVIQTPPEIKPQTAMPNDLNNQNINMPQYWIWLTASLLVLWLLTLVFWYKHVMSLKAKTKKPAYSPAKNTQNEQLLWKNLEKALNKNASLETQKYLALWLGNFVQDKQAPLAQSLKVINSQSLNQEVNTFLASRYAKNQSSWESTALHQILCEIRKDGSINQHSKHELSPLYPIS from the coding sequence ATGTCTAAAATGCCCAAATTAATCGTTTACCTAGGATTATTTATCCTAACGAGTATGGCACATGCACAATCGATTGAAGTGAGTGCATCTGTTGATAAAAACCCGGTTATGGTGGATGAATCGTTTATTCTGTCTGTCATAGCTAATGGAGAGGTAGATAAAGGCGCATTTGATTCCTCATTCTTAATGAAGGACTTTGTTGTGGGTCGCACCTCTATCAGTTCGCAAACCAAAATGATTAATTTTGATACCACTAGAACCACCACTTGGTCAACGGTTCTCATCCCCAAAAACCAAGGCCGTTTCACTATACCCGCCTTTAACATTGATGGCTCCATGACAAGACAGTTAGAGGTCTTAGTGGTACCTGCCACGGCCAGTTCTGCATCAAGTGCTCGCGATCTGTTCATCACCACCAACGTCGATGTGAAAGAGGCTTATCTGCAGCAACAAATTCGCTACACGGTTAAATTGCATTTAGGTAAAGACTTGCAAAGAGGCAGTCTATCTGGTCCTACATTAGAAAATGCTGACATTAGGCAGATAGGTAAAGATAAGGAATATAACGAAGTAGTTGATGGCCGCCGTTACCGCATTATCGAGCGTTCCTTTGCCATTATTGCACAGCAAAGTGGTTCTTTTACCATCGAAGGACCTTTGTTTGAAGGTGAAGTAATTGATAACTCACGACAGAGCTTTGGTTTTTTTAACCGCAGCAAAGCAGTCAACAGAGTGGGGCCTAGTCAGAGTATTACTGTACTGCCTATCCCCAGTAATTATGATCAGCATTGGCTACCCAGTGAATTTGTGCAATTAGACGATGAATGGCAAGGCAATACTAGCGAGTTTGTGGCTGGTGAACCGATCACTCGTACGATTACATTAACCGCAATTGGAGTGGTCGAAGAGCAACTACCTGAAATTACCAGTCGATATCCAAACTCGGTAAAGACTTACCCAGATCAAGCAGAAACAACTACAGTTGAAAAAGATGATACGTTAATTGCTCAGCGCAAAGAAAGTATTGCGATTATACCCAGTCAAGCTGGCCAGCTGATTATTCCAGAAGTTAGGATCCCCTGGTTCAATACCATCACTCAAAAAACTGAATTCGCGGTGTTAGCAGAAAAAATATTACAAATATTGCCAGCCATAACACAACCTACTAGTGCTATTCCAACTAGCCCTGTTATTCAAACACCCCCTGAAATTAAGCCACAAACAGCGATGCCAAATGACTTAAACAATCAGAACATTAATATGCCTCAATACTGGATTTGGTTAACAGCCAGTTTATTAGTGTTATGGCTACTTACTTTAGTTTTTTGGTACAAACACGTTATGTCATTAAAAGCGAAGACTAAAAAACCAGCTTACTCACCTGCTAAAAACACGCAAAATGAACAGCTTTTATGGAAAAACCTTGAAAAAGCGTTAAATAAAAACGCCTCTCTTGAAACCCAAAAATACTTGGCACTTTGGCTTGGAAATTTCGTTCAAGACAAACAAGCACCTTTAGCTCAAAGTTTAAAAGTCATTAACAGTCAATCACTAAACCAGGAAGTTAATACCTTTTTAGCCTCACGGTATGCAAAAAATCAAAGCTCGTGGGAAAGTACAGCCTTACATCAAATATTGTGTGAAATTCGTAAAGACGGAAGTATTAACCAACATTCGAAACATGAATTGTCACCGCTGTACCCTATTTCTTAA
- a CDS encoding vWA domain-containing protein — protein MIESFSALNAFHFIRPHWLWAIIPLLIIVALIRYVHKQRSGWQSVLASHLYQHLITTAGIKKVRPPLFLLGFCWVLATVALAGPTWERLPQPVYQLNTGKVVLIDMSLSMRATDVKPDRLTRAKYKAIDLVNAITEGETGLVAYAGDAFTISPLSSDAQNLTTLIPSLTPEIMPVVGSDPALGLQAAIELLTNAGYQQGEIFWITDGVANQQMKEINEIFNDSMFRLSVLAVGTEEGAPIQLVNGELLKDSRGAIVVPKLTVNNLKSLSRSSGGRYAPMQSDDSDINYLIEQSLIEQDPTKDEEAKQEKFGDKWQEIGPYLLLLILPFAAYSFRRGIVTLVLIGVLMPAYSPQARADWWQDMWKTPDQQAMQAYKKNQYEQAANTFNDNLWQGTAHYKNADYQAALESFSHVEPTDKNYADATYNAGNALAQLGEIDQAIAAYDKVLEQQPQHEEALANKTLLEKLKEQQKQQQDQSGEQPEDQEDGQQDGEKQDEQQDGQKSDQQQKGEQSQDPQQGDNSEQSESESQESEQQSQAEQEKQEAEQQQADQAEAEKRKSEQEQQAQAMQQGEEELTDEQREQMQRMQNLLNRVPDDPAFLLKRKMQIESQQRKRERLPTNIQGNW, from the coding sequence ATGATTGAGTCTTTTTCTGCCTTAAATGCATTCCATTTTATCCGGCCTCATTGGTTATGGGCGATAATTCCACTGTTGATAATTGTCGCGCTAATACGCTATGTGCACAAACAACGGTCGGGATGGCAATCTGTACTTGCGAGTCACTTGTATCAACATTTGATCACCACAGCAGGTATCAAAAAAGTCCGCCCGCCTCTATTTTTATTGGGATTTTGCTGGGTGCTAGCCACTGTTGCACTAGCAGGTCCAACCTGGGAAAGATTACCGCAACCGGTTTATCAGCTAAATACAGGCAAAGTGGTATTGATTGACATGTCATTATCTATGCGCGCGACTGATGTGAAACCTGACCGACTCACTCGTGCCAAGTATAAAGCCATCGATTTAGTCAATGCGATAACCGAAGGAGAGACCGGTCTAGTGGCTTATGCTGGCGACGCGTTCACTATCAGTCCGTTAAGTTCAGATGCGCAAAATCTCACTACCTTGATCCCAAGTCTTACTCCAGAAATAATGCCCGTAGTCGGCAGTGATCCTGCTTTGGGTTTGCAGGCAGCTATAGAATTACTCACCAATGCAGGGTATCAGCAAGGTGAAATTTTTTGGATAACCGACGGTGTTGCCAATCAACAGATGAAAGAGATCAATGAAATATTCAATGACTCAATGTTCCGCTTATCTGTGCTTGCCGTGGGTACAGAAGAAGGTGCCCCGATTCAGCTAGTGAATGGTGAGTTATTAAAAGATAGTCGTGGCGCAATTGTAGTCCCAAAACTTACGGTTAATAATTTAAAGTCACTTAGTCGCAGTAGCGGTGGTCGCTATGCACCGATGCAATCTGACGATAGCGATATCAATTATTTAATTGAACAAAGTCTGATTGAACAAGACCCAACTAAAGATGAGGAAGCTAAACAAGAAAAGTTTGGCGATAAGTGGCAAGAGATTGGACCTTATTTGTTGTTACTTATATTGCCCTTTGCAGCATACAGCTTTAGACGCGGTATTGTGACGCTTGTATTGATTGGTGTATTAATGCCCGCGTATTCTCCACAGGCCCGAGCTGATTGGTGGCAGGATATGTGGAAAACACCTGATCAGCAGGCTATGCAAGCTTATAAGAAAAACCAGTATGAGCAAGCTGCCAACACGTTTAACGATAATTTATGGCAAGGCACTGCTCACTATAAAAATGCAGACTATCAAGCAGCCTTAGAGTCTTTTTCCCATGTTGAACCCACTGATAAAAACTATGCCGATGCCACATACAATGCAGGTAATGCATTGGCACAACTGGGTGAAATAGATCAAGCGATTGCCGCATATGACAAAGTGTTAGAACAACAACCACAACATGAAGAAGCGTTAGCAAATAAAACATTGCTGGAAAAGCTTAAAGAACAACAGAAACAACAGCAAGACCAGTCTGGTGAGCAGCCCGAAGATCAGGAAGATGGCCAGCAAGACGGTGAGAAACAAGACGAACAACAAGATGGACAAAAAAGCGATCAGCAACAAAAAGGTGAACAGTCTCAAGATCCTCAGCAAGGCGATAACTCAGAACAAAGTGAGTCTGAGTCACAAGAGTCTGAACAACAAAGTCAAGCAGAACAAGAAAAGCAAGAAGCAGAACAACAACAAGCCGACCAAGCTGAGGCTGAGAAACGAAAATCAGAGCAAGAGCAACAAGCTCAAGCCATGCAGCAAGGCGAAGAAGAGCTGACCGATGAGCAACGAGAGCAAATGCAACGTATGCAAAACCTGCTTAATCGGGTGCCAGACGATCCTGCATTTTTGTTAAAACGTAAAATGCAAATTGAGTCACAACAGCGAAAAAGAGAAAGATTGCCAACAAATATACAGGGGAACTGGTAG
- a CDS encoding DUF58 domain-containing protein, which produces MQDISKWLTKCQSDGVNLGIKELIHYQGKTALLNLSPRKTVQAKLAGAYLAKTKGRGMEFDEARHYQAGDDIRAIDWRVTARTGKTHTKLYREEKERPVFVLTDLSSSMQFGTQFLFKSVQAAHLSALIAWSARKRGDRIGGLVFNQHQHLECKPYTRQKAVLSLLNSMIKVQQGAQQEAQTNNQEQITLGNACARLRRLAHPGSLIFILSDFSQLDELAKQHIAQLSKHCEVIAYPITDPFEHQLPHVKMSQRVTLSDGHNRQQIVLGEKDTEIQYSNQHQARFDNIENTLKQCKAQVIQIDAGHPLELQLDRFSGSKNR; this is translated from the coding sequence ATGCAAGACATTTCAAAATGGTTAACTAAATGCCAAAGCGACGGAGTGAACCTGGGGATAAAAGAACTTATCCACTACCAAGGTAAAACGGCGTTATTAAACTTGTCACCACGTAAAACGGTGCAAGCTAAACTTGCTGGGGCTTATTTAGCAAAAACCAAAGGCCGTGGCATGGAGTTTGACGAAGCCCGCCATTATCAGGCTGGTGACGATATTCGGGCTATAGATTGGCGCGTGACCGCTCGTACCGGTAAAACTCATACTAAGCTGTACCGTGAAGAAAAAGAACGCCCAGTGTTTGTGCTCACTGACTTATCTTCAAGTATGCAGTTTGGCACACAATTTTTATTCAAGTCAGTGCAGGCGGCTCACTTAAGTGCCCTCATTGCATGGTCAGCCAGAAAGCGCGGTGATCGTATTGGTGGTTTGGTATTTAATCAACATCAGCACCTTGAATGTAAACCCTATACCCGTCAAAAAGCGGTGTTGTCATTATTAAACAGCATGATAAAAGTTCAACAAGGAGCGCAACAAGAGGCACAAACAAACAACCAAGAGCAGATTACGCTTGGAAATGCATGTGCGAGGTTGCGTAGGCTTGCTCACCCGGGAAGTTTAATTTTTATACTAAGCGACTTTAGCCAACTAGACGAACTGGCTAAACAACATATTGCTCAGCTAAGTAAACATTGTGAAGTGATTGCTTACCCTATTACCGATCCTTTTGAACATCAGTTGCCACATGTTAAAATGAGTCAAAGGGTAACGTTGAGTGATGGACACAATAGACAACAAATAGTGTTAGGCGAAAAAGACACAGAAATACAGTACAGCAACCAACATCAGGCTCGTTTTGATAATATTGAAAACACACTTAAACAATGTAAAGCACAGGTGATTCAAATTGACGCTGGCCACCCCCTAGAATTACAGCTTGATCGTTTTTCTGGGAGTAAAAACAGATGA
- the fadI gene encoding acetyl-CoA C-acyltransferase FadI → MIAKQIVKTREGDRIAIVAGLRTPFAKMATYFHGVPAVDLGKMVVNEMLVRNNVDPMIIEQLVYGQVVQMPEAPNIAREIVLGTGMNVHTDAYSVSRACATSFQSTVNIAESMMAGNISVGVAGGADSTSVSPIGVSKKLARALTDLTKTKTVGQKWQVLKKLGLKDLMPVPPAVAEYSTGLSMGQTAEQMAKSHNISRQDQDALAHRSHTLAAKSWNEGKLANEVMTAYAEPFKGALEKDNNIRFDSKIEGYTKLRPVFDKKHGTVTAANATPLTDGGSAILMMTESRAKELGYTPLGYIKSYAWAAIDVRQDMLMGPSYATPMALDRAGMTLNDLTLIEMHEAFAAQTLANIKMFASDKFAQEKLGRSKATGEIDMNKFNVMGSSLAYGHPFAATGTRMITQMLNELNRRGGGAGLLTACAAGGLAAAMIVETD, encoded by the coding sequence ATGATAGCTAAGCAGATAGTCAAAACAAGAGAAGGCGATAGGATCGCTATTGTTGCCGGCCTAAGAACGCCGTTTGCCAAAATGGCCACTTACTTTCATGGCGTGCCAGCTGTTGATTTAGGCAAAATGGTGGTCAACGAAATGTTAGTGCGTAATAACGTTGACCCTATGATTATTGAGCAATTGGTCTATGGCCAAGTTGTGCAAATGCCCGAAGCACCCAATATTGCCCGTGAGATAGTATTAGGTACTGGCATGAATGTTCACACCGATGCCTATAGTGTATCTAGAGCCTGTGCTACCAGTTTTCAATCTACCGTGAATATTGCTGAGTCGATGATGGCCGGTAATATCAGTGTTGGTGTGGCAGGGGGGGCTGATTCAACATCTGTCTCACCGATAGGCGTTTCCAAAAAATTAGCCAGAGCCTTAACAGATTTAACAAAAACTAAAACCGTTGGGCAAAAATGGCAAGTGCTTAAAAAATTAGGCCTTAAAGACTTAATGCCTGTACCGCCAGCAGTAGCCGAATACTCCACAGGTTTATCTATGGGACAAACAGCCGAACAAATGGCTAAGTCTCATAATATTAGTCGTCAAGATCAAGATGCTTTGGCTCATCGCTCGCATACCCTAGCTGCAAAAAGCTGGAACGAGGGTAAGTTAGCCAATGAAGTCATGACCGCTTATGCAGAACCTTTTAAAGGTGCATTAGAAAAAGATAATAATATTCGTTTTGATTCTAAGATTGAAGGTTATACCAAACTGCGCCCTGTGTTTGATAAAAAGCATGGCACAGTAACCGCGGCCAATGCGACACCTCTTACCGATGGTGGCTCTGCGATATTGATGATGACAGAAAGTCGTGCTAAAGAATTAGGCTATACCCCGCTCGGATATATTAAAAGTTACGCTTGGGCAGCTATCGATGTGCGTCAAGACATGTTAATGGGACCTTCTTATGCCACACCTATGGCACTAGATAGAGCTGGCATGACCCTTAATGACCTTACATTGATTGAAATGCATGAGGCATTCGCAGCGCAAACCTTAGCCAACATAAAAATGTTCGCTAGCGATAAATTCGCTCAAGAAAAGCTAGGCCGTAGTAAAGCGACGGGTGAAATTGATATGAATAAATTTAATGTCATGGGCAGCTCTCTAGCCTACGGACATCCATTTGCCGCCACTGGCACGCGTATGATTACGCAAATGTTAAATGAATTGAATCGCCGAGGCGGTGGCGCTGGTTTGCTTACGGCTTGTGCTGCAGGTGGTTTAGCTGCAGCTATGATAGTTGAAACGGATTAA
- the fadJ gene encoding fatty acid oxidation complex subunit alpha FadJ has product MTTDNQATDLESEIKTAFTLDVREDGVAILTMDVPGESMNTLKVEFAEQIESVLQQINANSSIKGVVVISGKDNSFVAGADISMLAACETAEDATSIAKGGQDMFQRIEDMPVTFVAAIHGPALGGGLELALACHYRVCSDDAKTQLGLPEVQLGLLPGSGGTQRLPKLISVQQAMKMMLTGASIRAKQAKNYGIVDHMVPQSILLDVAIEMAKKPKPKRNGPKLDLMGRFLENTSVGRNLMFKQARKQTASKTQGNYPSPELIIDCIETGLSKGFKKGLEVEAKHFGHLVMSPESAALRSLFFATTDMKKETGVEGVKPASLKKVGVLGGGLMGGGIAFVTATKAGLPARIKDIRSEGIANAIKYSFDILNKKVKRGFMHKSDMQKQMALLTGSVDYAGFSDADVVIEAVFEDLTLKQNMVAEIEANCAEHTIFASNTSSIPITQIAAKAKRPEQVIGLHYFSPVDKMPLAEVIAHDKTSDLTISTTVELAKKQGKTPIVVKDGAGFYVNRILAPYMNEAAEVLLSGEPIAHIDRSLVKFGFPVGPVKLLDEVGIDVGAKIGPILEAQFGDRFASNPGFDKILADDRKGKKNKRGFYDYSGKKLGKEVDSSIYTLLGITPASKMSHEQIAERCVLLMLNEAAMCLDEGVVRNARDGDIGAIFGIGFPPFLGGPFRYMHTLGIANVVARLEHYQGLLGNKFTPADSLKKMAEEGRSFY; this is encoded by the coding sequence ATGACAACAGATAATCAAGCAACAGATTTAGAAAGTGAAATTAAAACTGCCTTTACTCTCGATGTGCGTGAAGACGGCGTCGCCATTTTAACGATGGATGTGCCCGGCGAAAGTATGAATACCCTCAAAGTGGAGTTCGCCGAACAAATAGAATCCGTGCTGCAGCAAATTAATGCAAACAGTAGCATTAAGGGTGTAGTGGTCATCAGCGGTAAAGACAATTCCTTTGTGGCGGGTGCCGATATCAGTATGTTAGCTGCCTGTGAAACTGCCGAAGACGCAACGAGCATCGCTAAAGGCGGTCAAGATATGTTTCAACGTATCGAAGATATGCCTGTGACTTTTGTTGCTGCTATTCATGGCCCTGCTTTAGGTGGTGGTTTAGAACTAGCGTTGGCCTGTCATTATCGTGTCTGTAGCGACGATGCAAAAACTCAGTTGGGTTTGCCTGAAGTACAGTTAGGACTATTGCCTGGCAGCGGTGGCACGCAACGCTTACCTAAACTGATCAGTGTGCAACAAGCTATGAAAATGATGCTGACAGGTGCTTCAATTCGAGCAAAGCAAGCTAAAAATTACGGCATTGTTGATCACATGGTACCCCAATCTATCCTACTAGATGTGGCCATTGAAATGGCGAAAAAGCCTAAACCTAAACGCAATGGTCCTAAGCTAGATCTAATGGGTAGATTTTTAGAGAATACCTCTGTGGGTCGAAATCTGATGTTTAAGCAAGCGCGCAAACAAACCGCTAGTAAAACACAAGGAAATTACCCTTCACCTGAGCTCATCATCGATTGTATCGAAACAGGATTGAGCAAAGGTTTTAAAAAGGGCTTAGAAGTTGAAGCCAAACATTTTGGCCACTTGGTCATGAGTCCTGAATCTGCTGCCCTTAGAAGCTTATTTTTTGCCACCACCGACATGAAAAAAGAAACCGGTGTTGAAGGTGTAAAACCAGCATCATTAAAGAAAGTGGGGGTATTAGGTGGTGGACTGATGGGCGGCGGCATTGCGTTTGTTACCGCGACTAAAGCGGGATTACCAGCACGTATTAAAGATATTCGCTCTGAAGGTATTGCCAACGCCATTAAGTACAGCTTTGATATTCTGAATAAAAAAGTAAAACGCGGTTTTATGCATAAATCAGACATGCAAAAACAAATGGCGTTATTAACAGGCTCTGTTGACTACGCTGGTTTTAGTGATGCTGATGTAGTGATTGAAGCGGTATTTGAAGACTTAACGTTGAAACAGAATATGGTTGCAGAGATTGAAGCAAACTGTGCCGAGCATACTATTTTCGCCTCCAACACGTCTTCAATCCCAATTACACAAATTGCAGCGAAAGCCAAAAGACCAGAACAAGTGATAGGTCTGCACTACTTCTCTCCAGTGGATAAAATGCCTCTAGCTGAGGTGATTGCTCACGACAAAACGTCTGATCTAACTATTTCAACCACTGTTGAGTTGGCCAAGAAGCAAGGTAAAACCCCGATCGTTGTGAAAGACGGTGCCGGTTTTTACGTAAACCGTATTTTAGCACCTTATATGAACGAGGCTGCAGAAGTGCTCCTCAGTGGAGAGCCTATTGCTCACATCGATAGATCTTTGGTGAAGTTTGGCTTTCCAGTAGGGCCGGTTAAATTGTTAGACGAAGTAGGCATTGATGTGGGTGCTAAGATTGGTCCTATTTTGGAGGCTCAGTTTGGCGACCGTTTTGCATCTAATCCTGGATTCGACAAGATTTTGGCGGATGATCGAAAAGGTAAGAAAAACAAACGTGGATTTTATGATTACTCCGGTAAGAAACTTGGCAAAGAAGTAGACTCGTCGATATATACATTATTAGGTATTACGCCAGCAAGCAAAATGAGTCATGAACAAATAGCTGAACGTTGTGTATTGTTGATGTTGAATGAAGCTGCTATGTGCTTGGATGAAGGCGTGGTGCGCAATGCACGTGATGGAGATATTGGTGCTATATTTGGTATCGGTTTTCCACCTTTCCTGGGTGGGCCTTTCCGTTATATGCATACCCTAGGCATTGCGAATGTAGTTGCTAGGTTAGAGCATTACCAAGGCTTACTTGGGAATAAATTTACGCCAGCAGATAGCTTGAAAAAGATGGCAGAGGAAGGGCGTTCTTTCTACTAA
- a CDS encoding DUF4381 domain-containing protein — protein sequence MNPLQNLKDIRTPASIEIWPPAYGWWLLACLLLVGICILSIWLVKMRKVSLAKRQALKALQQIDASHLDSVPQLNQLLKRLAMTYFPNQNVQQMHGAQWTIFLIQTLPSKKAEGVSETFELMQQALYQPHTSEKP from the coding sequence ATGAATCCACTACAAAACTTAAAGGACATTCGCACACCTGCTTCAATAGAAATTTGGCCACCTGCCTATGGATGGTGGTTACTCGCATGCTTATTGTTAGTCGGTATTTGCATACTATCGATTTGGCTAGTTAAGATGCGAAAAGTAAGCTTGGCTAAACGCCAAGCTTTGAAAGCACTGCAACAGATAGATGCCTCACATCTAGACTCGGTACCACAACTTAATCAATTATTGAAACGTTTGGCAATGACCTATTTCCCCAACCAGAACGTGCAACAGATGCACGGTGCACAATGGACAATATTTTTAATCCAGACACTTCCTAGCAAAAAAGCTGAGGGTGTTTCTGAAACGTTTGAGTTGATGCAACAAGCGTTATATCAACCACACACCTCAGAAAAACCCTGA